A DNA window from uncultured Fibrobacter sp. contains the following coding sequences:
- a CDS encoding sigma-70 family RNA polymerase sigma factor has product MSKSRILTDAPSSWVDRVWRKNSSQIYKLCRSRSRDAELAKDLFQEVALRFCRSAGVLDHDKSLIPWFRTVVRNTYMDMYRKRLPIEVSRQISDCCKLYADNKVARDVCEMRRAQFVRHQLDRLMVGLNVSEKLAIEYSNIGGIRAEEACRYCGVDKGTFFKRKASAFRKMRERKDIYLSMMKKMDSSTPNLDDLLTRASEFS; this is encoded by the coding sequence ATGAGTAAATCAAGAATTTTAACAGACGCCCCCTCCAGCTGGGTGGATCGAGTGTGGCGTAAAAATTCCTCCCAAATTTACAAACTCTGTCGTTCCCGGAGTAGGGATGCTGAACTTGCAAAAGACCTTTTTCAGGAGGTTGCCCTCCGTTTTTGCCGTTCGGCCGGTGTTTTGGATCATGATAAGTCCCTTATTCCGTGGTTTAGGACGGTCGTTCGGAATACCTATATGGACATGTACCGCAAGCGATTGCCGATAGAGGTCTCGAGGCAGATTTCGGACTGTTGTAAGCTCTATGCGGATAACAAGGTGGCCCGAGATGTTTGCGAAATGCGCAGGGCGCAGTTTGTCCGTCATCAGCTGGACCGCCTTATGGTTGGGCTTAACGTTTCCGAAAAGCTTGCCATCGAATATTCGAATATCGGCGGAATCCGTGCGGAGGAGGCCTGCCGTTATTGCGGTGTCGACAAGGGAACTTTCTTTAAGCGTAAGGCGTCTGCGTTCAGGAAAATGCGCGAAAGGAAAGACATTTACTTGTCCATGATGAAAAAAATGGATTCTTCAACCCCGAATTTAGATGATCTGCTTACGCGCGCAAGTGAATTTTCGTAA
- a CDS encoding thioredoxin family protein, protein MNSMPPPEMSMEYSAGALKDGGKLTVSVTISDKWHVNANEVTDEFLKPSSIVVKAEGIEFGDVIWPKPIREYNEALELEILTFRGTFEIIVPVKSVSDNYDSLGTEATFHYQACDNSICLAPASKTIRLDGRLGAKRNFPAVGDSKSDKINGAAGPATDKGNLGKAPNESIASVESETAASAGILVLLFFALIGGLILNLMPCVLPVLSLKLFSLIKQAGESRGRLLALGGATTAGILCSFWVLAAVVAAVKAGGGSAGWGMQFQSAGFIAFMAAILTAFAMSFFGVFELWLPWSATTKMDAAGHKAGLAGAFFTGALLVLLSTPCSAPFLGTAMGFAFTASTPVMFLFFTAAGLGLALPYMLVSAFPKVLKVFPKPGVWMVKLQKVMGVLLLASVAWLLWIVYGQAGTSGIGLLTIIVIASVVCSFALGKFAPPGSSFTRESAGIVISAAVLFSIWVAAIAPEYEKKATEIFSARMQAQKTEDGWFNYNPALIKDFAKMKRTVFIDVTADWCLTCKANEAAVLDDDDFRHAMDSLNVALVKADWTRETPEVNALLKSLKKSGVPAYVIYPEGDVSRQIVLSEILTTDDIVEQITNKF, encoded by the coding sequence ATGAACTCGATGCCGCCTCCCGAAATGAGCATGGAATACTCTGCGGGGGCACTCAAGGACGGTGGAAAACTTACGGTCAGCGTCACCATTTCGGACAAGTGGCACGTGAACGCAAACGAGGTCACCGACGAATTCCTGAAGCCCTCTTCGATCGTGGTAAAGGCCGAGGGGATTGAATTCGGCGATGTCATTTGGCCAAAGCCCATCAGGGAATACAACGAGGCGCTGGAACTTGAAATTCTCACGTTCCGCGGAACATTCGAAATCATCGTTCCGGTGAAAAGCGTAAGCGACAACTACGACAGTCTCGGTACCGAAGCCACCTTCCATTACCAGGCCTGCGACAACTCCATTTGCCTTGCACCCGCAAGCAAGACGATTCGGCTGGACGGACGCCTCGGTGCCAAAAGAAATTTCCCCGCTGTAGGCGATTCTAAAAGCGACAAGATAAACGGCGCTGCAGGCCCTGCCACAGACAAAGGTAACTTAGGGAAAGCCCCGAACGAATCGATCGCATCAGTCGAATCCGAAACCGCTGCGTCTGCAGGAATCCTTGTGCTGCTCTTTTTCGCCCTTATCGGCGGACTGATACTGAACCTGATGCCGTGCGTGTTGCCGGTACTTTCGCTGAAACTCTTCAGCCTGATTAAGCAGGCAGGCGAAAGTCGAGGACGGCTCCTCGCTTTGGGAGGAGCCACAACGGCGGGAATATTATGCAGTTTCTGGGTGCTCGCCGCCGTTGTCGCCGCCGTCAAAGCCGGCGGCGGGTCCGCGGGCTGGGGCATGCAATTTCAGAGTGCAGGCTTTATCGCCTTCATGGCCGCCATCCTTACAGCGTTCGCCATGAGCTTTTTCGGCGTTTTTGAGCTGTGGCTCCCGTGGAGCGCCACCACCAAGATGGATGCCGCGGGTCACAAGGCAGGACTTGCAGGCGCATTTTTCACCGGTGCCCTTCTCGTCCTCTTAAGCACACCCTGCTCGGCGCCCTTCCTCGGAACCGCCATGGGATTCGCTTTTACCGCAAGTACCCCGGTGATGTTCCTGTTCTTTACGGCAGCAGGCCTCGGACTCGCACTCCCCTACATGCTCGTCAGCGCCTTCCCGAAAGTCCTCAAGGTCTTCCCGAAACCGGGTGTCTGGATGGTAAAATTGCAAAAGGTGATGGGAGTCCTACTGCTTGCAAGCGTAGCATGGCTTCTGTGGATCGTGTACGGACAAGCGGGAACATCGGGCATCGGCCTATTAACCATTATCGTCATCGCTAGTGTCGTCTGCAGCTTTGCCCTCGGCAAATTTGCGCCACCGGGATCTTCGTTCACACGGGAATCCGCCGGAATCGTCATCAGCGCAGCAGTCCTTTTTTCAATCTGGGTTGCAGCGATCGCCCCCGAATACGAAAAGAAGGCCACCGAAATTTTTAGTGCCCGTATGCAAGCGCAAAAGACAGAAGACGGCTGGTTCAACTATAACCCCGCCCTGATCAAGGATTTTGCAAAGATGAAGCGCACCGTATTCATTGACGTGACAGCCGACTGGTGCCTCACCTGCAAGGCAAACGAAGCCGCCGTACTCGACGATGACGACTTTCGACACGCCATGGACAGCCTGAACGTGGCCCTAGTCAAAGCGGACTGGACACGCGAAACCCCCGAAGTCAACGCCCTTTTGAAAAGTCTGAAAAAATCCGGCGTACCCGCTTACGTCATCTACCCCGAAGGGGACGTCTCCAGGCAAATCGTTCT